In the genome of Halobacterium noricense, one region contains:
- a CDS encoding class I SAM-dependent methyltransferase, producing MRRFSADYLEETRRGMWAEREALDALELSSRERILDVGCGTGELTGVFREESDADVLALDADTDLLRHVDADERLVGDATRLPFREDVCDLVACQALLINLPDPVAAVREFSRVSSDLVAAVEPNNAAVTVESTVASEPPLAARARDAYIEGVETNVSLGADAADCFEEAGLVGVSTTQYEHVQAIQPPYGEAALEAAARKATGERLAEQQPTLAAGGLSSDTYDALRAEWREMGREVVAQMRENDYERVETVPFYVTVGRVPE from the coding sequence GTGCGCCGATTCAGCGCCGACTACCTCGAGGAGACGCGCCGCGGGATGTGGGCCGAGCGCGAGGCGTTGGACGCGCTGGAGCTGTCCAGCCGAGAGCGGATTCTCGACGTCGGCTGCGGCACGGGTGAACTCACGGGCGTGTTCCGCGAGGAGTCCGACGCCGACGTGCTCGCACTGGACGCGGACACTGACCTCCTCCGGCACGTCGACGCCGACGAGCGCCTCGTCGGGGACGCGACGCGGCTGCCGTTCCGCGAGGACGTCTGCGACCTCGTCGCCTGTCAGGCGCTGCTCATCAACCTTCCAGACCCCGTGGCTGCCGTCCGCGAGTTCTCACGCGTGTCCTCGGACCTCGTGGCGGCCGTCGAACCGAACAACGCCGCCGTCACCGTCGAATCGACGGTCGCGAGCGAGCCGCCGCTCGCGGCACGCGCACGCGACGCCTACATCGAGGGCGTGGAGACGAACGTCTCGCTGGGCGCGGACGCCGCGGACTGCTTCGAGGAAGCGGGACTCGTCGGCGTCTCGACGACGCAGTACGAGCACGTGCAGGCCATCCAGCCGCCGTACGGCGAAGCGGCACTGGAGGCGGCTGCGCGGAAGGCGACCGGGGAACGGCTCGCCGAGCAGCAGCCGACGCTCGCTGCGGGCGGGCTCTCCTCGGACACCTACGACGCGCTGCGTGCGGAGTGGCGGGAGATGGGGCGCGAGGTCGTCGCGCAGATGCGCGAGAACGACTACGAGCGCGTCGAAACCGTGCCGTTCTACGTGACCGTCGGCCGCGTTCCCGAGTAA
- a CDS encoding permease translates to MLSPGLSNALLDSWYYFLHLAVILVPLFIGASFLVGLAQEYLPPEKVERKLRGHDEGSGNVAAAGLGAVTPFCSCSTVPVLAGLLQAGAPLGLAFSFLLASPLVNEIAVILLIGLFGIEVTIWYVVITFVAAVVGGVVIGRLGLTEHVKDVRVTADTDQAVAADGGTVDCCRGNSADVKQTHRQHIGTAAREAWSFFVDTLPYLILGMTLGALIHGVVPVDMVHAVLGSENPLAVPLAAVAGAPVYISLSGMLPIAASLSEQGIAVGTVLAFIIGGAGVSIPNLILLNKLFNRRLLLVYAGTVVTIGIVVGVIFNSFIV, encoded by the coding sequence ATGCTCTCCCCTGGCCTCTCTAATGCCCTCCTTGACTCGTGGTATTACTTCCTCCACCTCGCAGTTATCCTCGTCCCACTGTTCATCGGCGCGTCCTTCCTCGTCGGACTTGCACAGGAGTATCTGCCTCCGGAAAAAGTCGAACGGAAACTCCGCGGACACGACGAAGGTAGCGGCAACGTCGCAGCCGCCGGTCTCGGTGCGGTAACACCGTTTTGCTCCTGCTCCACTGTTCCGGTGCTAGCAGGGCTGCTTCAAGCAGGTGCACCACTCGGGCTGGCGTTCTCGTTCTTGCTTGCGTCACCACTCGTTAACGAGATCGCCGTGATTCTGCTGATCGGCTTATTCGGCATCGAAGTGACCATCTGGTACGTGGTAATCACATTCGTGGCAGCTGTGGTCGGCGGGGTTGTCATCGGTCGGCTTGGGCTAACCGAGCACGTGAAAGACGTTCGGGTCACGGCCGATACAGATCAGGCTGTCGCCGCTGACGGTGGGACAGTTGACTGCTGTAGAGGAAACTCAGCAGACGTCAAGCAGACCCATCGGCAACACATCGGGACGGCCGCACGCGAAGCATGGTCGTTCTTCGTCGATACACTTCCATATCTCATTCTCGGGATGACGCTCGGGGCGCTCATTCACGGTGTCGTACCAGTAGATATGGTTCATGCCGTCCTTGGTTCGGAGAACCCGCTTGCCGTGCCCCTCGCTGCGGTCGCCGGTGCTCCAGTGTATATCAGCCTCAGCGGAATGTTGCCCATCGCAGCGTCCCTTAGTGAACAAGGTATCGCTGTCGGGACGGTCTTAGCGTTCATCATCGGCGGCGCGGGTGTAAGCATTCCGAACCTGATTCTCCTGAATAAACTGTTCAATCGCCGACTGTTACTCGTCTATGCTGGAACAGTCGTGACAATCGGAATCGTCGTTGGTGTTATCTTTAATAGTTTCATCGTCTAA
- a CDS encoding homing endonuclease associated repeat-containing protein yields MPRPKKYSDEELLDNLRELAERVSEAPPTKAQMNDRGPHGARTYQDRWGSWSAAVEAAGFEPREVPDHFEERPDACPLCGSEETGLDFHHWKYADGPGDDEEVGCYFCRDCHDRIHEGKAKTANTNWLVHCVANLVAVHIENHPKETDVEAIIDRYSMTDVHPLVKRELQKHIDTST; encoded by the coding sequence ATGCCGCGTCCGAAGAAGTATAGCGACGAGGAACTTCTCGACAACCTCCGCGAACTCGCTGAGCGAGTGTCGGAGGCACCACCGACAAAGGCTCAAATGAACGACCGTGGGCCGCACGGCGCACGCACCTATCAAGACCGATGGGGCAGTTGGTCGGCAGCTGTCGAAGCAGCTGGCTTTGAACCACGCGAGGTACCTGACCACTTCGAAGAACGACCGGACGCATGCCCACTCTGCGGCTCCGAGGAGACCGGCTTGGACTTCCACCACTGGAAGTACGCAGACGGTCCAGGCGACGATGAGGAAGTCGGCTGCTACTTCTGTCGCGACTGCCACGACCGGATCCACGAGGGCAAAGCGAAGACCGCAAACACAAACTGGTTGGTACACTGCGTCGCGAATCTCGTCGCCGTACACATCGAAAACCACCCAAAAGAGACTGATGTCGAAGCCATCATCGACCGCTACAGCATGACGGACGTCCATCCTCTCGTTAAGCGCGAGCTCCAGAAGCACATCGACACGTCGACGTAG
- a CDS encoding ArsR/SmtB family transcription factor: MSDTESPPDDAYNALDRLYDDPDERVAALQEIKPSEDNVAGQESVFKALGNKDRLRVLSALRESECCGCELQVILDAPQSTVATHLRKLKDAGLVKSRKKGKWSYYRIADTAVFELLDLAHAIEEDT; encoded by the coding sequence ATGTCTGACACAGAATCACCACCTGACGACGCCTACAACGCACTTGACCGGCTGTATGATGACCCGGATGAACGAGTCGCCGCTCTCCAAGAGATTAAACCATCCGAAGATAATGTCGCCGGTCAGGAGTCCGTGTTCAAGGCCCTCGGGAATAAAGACCGGCTCCGCGTTCTCAGCGCACTCCGTGAATCTGAATGCTGCGGCTGTGAACTCCAGGTCATTCTCGATGCACCACAGTCAACAGTCGCCACACACCTCCGAAAACTGAAAGACGCGGGGTTGGTCAAATCCCGCAAGAAGGGCAAATGGAGCTACTACCGCATCGCTGATACCGCCGTCTTCGAATTACTCGATCTCGCCCACGCAATCGAGGAGGACACCTAA
- a CDS encoding DUF7095 family protein, which produces MDRAAAVDRVEELVDAVASEEMPVPVHEIWVYGDVALGLDPVERLDVYLTKDILMRGDDADRAAEFEREYGVKGVGKTVRASWADDHPEYLRANESGHVAPERCLAAHFLDDDEPIHLEVCNAGFEDNVTQRLEGARATETYENVLDPRGVCLWADGERSDDAFRKLRDGELVFPTLAGALEMLGADEEEAEIAADAVETRRERAEGATVRGDVV; this is translated from the coding sequence ATGGACAGAGCTGCCGCCGTCGACCGGGTGGAAGAGCTCGTGGACGCCGTCGCGAGCGAGGAGATGCCGGTCCCGGTGCACGAAATTTGGGTGTACGGCGACGTCGCGCTCGGCCTCGACCCCGTCGAGCGCCTGGACGTCTACCTCACGAAGGACATCCTCATGCGCGGGGACGACGCCGACCGCGCCGCGGAGTTCGAGCGCGAGTACGGCGTGAAGGGTGTCGGCAAGACCGTGCGCGCGTCGTGGGCCGACGACCACCCCGAGTACCTGCGTGCGAACGAGAGCGGCCACGTCGCGCCCGAGCGCTGTCTCGCCGCACACTTCCTCGACGACGACGAGCCGATTCACCTCGAAGTGTGTAACGCGGGCTTCGAGGACAACGTCACCCAGCGCCTCGAAGGCGCACGAGCGACCGAAACCTACGAGAACGTCCTCGACCCCCGCGGCGTCTGCCTGTGGGCCGACGGCGAGCGCAGCGACGACGCCTTCCGGAAGCTCCGCGACGGCGAACTCGTCTTCCCCACGCTCGCTGGCGCGCTGGAAATGCTCGGTGCGGACGAAGAAGAAGCCGAAATCGCCGCCGACGCCGTCGAAACCCGCCGCGAACGGGCCGAGGGCGCGACCGTCCGCGGCGACGTAGTTTGA
- a CDS encoding deoxyribonuclease IV has product MRVGAHVSIAGGVDNAVENELDVGGNCGQIFTHSPQVWQDPNIGDDEAATFRDGTDEHLDGPWVIHSSYLVNLCTPKDDLREKSVDSMQKEVDAADKLGIEYVNVHLGAHTGAGVQQGLDNAVSALDELGIPDGVTVLVESDAGSGTKLGGDFDHLAYVLDESAHDLGVCVDTAHAFAAGYDLSTADAVAETLAEFDDVVGFEHLHCVHLNDSKHDCGTNKDEHAHIGEGLIGEEGMDAFVNHDAITDVPLVLETPHEDGRGFAWNIEKVQELRGRAE; this is encoded by the coding sequence ATGCGAGTAGGTGCACACGTCTCTATCGCGGGCGGCGTCGACAACGCCGTCGAGAACGAACTGGACGTCGGCGGGAACTGCGGGCAGATTTTCACGCACTCGCCGCAAGTCTGGCAGGACCCGAATATCGGCGACGACGAAGCCGCTACATTCCGGGACGGAACCGACGAACACCTCGACGGCCCGTGGGTCATCCACTCGTCGTACCTCGTGAACCTCTGCACGCCCAAAGACGACCTCCGCGAGAAGTCCGTCGACAGCATGCAGAAGGAGGTCGACGCCGCCGACAAACTCGGCATCGAGTACGTCAACGTCCACCTCGGCGCGCACACCGGCGCGGGCGTCCAGCAGGGCCTGGACAACGCTGTCAGCGCGCTCGACGAACTCGGCATCCCCGACGGCGTCACCGTGCTCGTGGAGAGCGACGCGGGCTCGGGCACGAAGCTCGGTGGCGACTTCGACCACCTCGCGTACGTTCTCGACGAGTCGGCCCACGACCTCGGCGTCTGCGTCGACACCGCGCACGCGTTCGCCGCGGGCTACGACCTCTCGACGGCCGACGCCGTCGCGGAGACGCTCGCGGAGTTTGACGACGTCGTCGGCTTCGAGCACCTCCACTGCGTCCACCTCAACGACTCGAAACACGACTGCGGCACGAACAAGGACGAGCACGCCCACATCGGCGAAGGGCTCATCGGCGAGGAGGGGATGGACGCGTTCGTCAACCACGACGCTATCACCGACGTGCCGCTCGTGCTGGAGACGCCCCACGAGGACGGCCGCGGCTTCGCGTGGAACATCGAGAAGGTGCAGGAGCTGCGTGGCCGAGCGGAGTGA
- a CDS encoding Pycsar system effector family protein — protein MDEKLDQAEFSKLTKDHLNSYIKLANQKASILLTAQLAFLGIFINGLRQPTLKEDQLLLVVTTLTAISAVIAAFYAARTIYPNTPETTQGLLLWDSIVEKGLDKYKEEIVSADEDAYIDELIEENYQLARVSKKKYQNLRFSIISTGMMVLFSLFVGSILLLR, from the coding sequence ATGGACGAAAAATTAGACCAAGCTGAATTTTCCAAGCTCACTAAAGACCATTTAAACTCTTATATAAAGTTAGCCAATCAGAAGGCCTCCATTCTGCTGACCGCGCAACTAGCCTTTTTAGGGATTTTTATAAATGGCCTGCGTCAACCGACGCTCAAGGAAGATCAGCTTCTATTGGTAGTAACGACACTTACGGCTATTTCCGCAGTGATTGCAGCATTCTATGCGGCTAGAACAATCTATCCAAATACTCCCGAAACTACCCAGGGGCTTCTATTATGGGATTCCATAGTTGAGAAGGGGTTAGACAAGTACAAGGAAGAGATCGTCAGTGCTGACGAGGATGCCTATATAGATGAGCTAATAGAAGAGAATTATCAGCTAGCGCGTGTCTCCAAGAAGAAATATCAGAATTTGAGGTTCTCCATTATTTCAACGGGGATGATGGTTTTGTTCTCCTTGTTCGTTGGAAGTATCCTCCTATTGCGATGA
- a CDS encoding adenylate/guanylate cyclase domain-containing protein, producing MVFLDINSFSDYLFDNSEDEALRMLNIFIPEVLDIIRDYGGVFEKNTGDGVLAYFGAGKSDTVAVRTILDFLATVKWALANVINPQLQEKGIAPISISCGATYGTTYLSRIGVKSGNQQMNRLTAVSKIANTASRLEEKAGMNEYLVGPRIEYYSQETSWDSWMEFREVLEYRWSPKSDSDERLFRIYDFVGEWNSTKTENLEP from the coding sequence ATGGTATTCCTCGACATAAACTCGTTTTCTGACTATCTCTTTGATAATTCGGAAGATGAGGCACTTCGAATGTTGAATATATTTATTCCGGAGGTATTAGATATAATTCGCGATTATGGTGGTGTATTTGAGAAGAACACTGGGGATGGAGTTCTGGCGTATTTTGGTGCCGGCAAATCCGATACCGTCGCTGTCCGAACAATCTTGGATTTCTTGGCTACTGTAAAGTGGGCGCTAGCAAACGTCATTAACCCACAACTTCAGGAGAAAGGTATCGCACCGATCTCAATTAGTTGCGGTGCAACTTATGGCACAACTTACTTATCCAGGATTGGAGTAAAGAGTGGAAATCAGCAGATGAATCGCTTAACCGCTGTTTCTAAAATCGCGAATACCGCCTCTCGTCTTGAAGAAAAAGCAGGAATGAATGAATATCTTGTAGGCCCCCGTATTGAGTACTATTCTCAAGAAACCTCATGGGATTCTTGGATGGAATTTCGAGAAGTGTTGGAATATAGGTGGAGCCCGAAATCGGATTCGGACGAGCGTCTCTTTCGAATCTATGACTTCGTTGGCGAATGGAATAGTACCAAAACAGAGAACCTTGAACCATAA
- a CDS encoding ThiF family adenylyltransferase: MPKGTPADWLSAADADEVHFVLPREVHNALMDVLFPSEGHPFHGMHERGAFAVLAKSTGAQRANYIVEDVVHPESSDDLELKGNVSGGESDGRSIGSWFGGNSDNDVSSDDSMAGYEFSEAYHERAVERARDRGGGLVRIHTQPGGVSESTVDTASAARVFEADRDRLPGGAPFAAAITNEPGDWSMRVYEPSRDPSADPQVTHADRVRVVGPSRDEPALHVQDTGRRSPSTNHLRGDDERDSTIQLWREEGQARLADLRVGVVGCGGVGSILAEHLARLGVGELVFVDFDRLERANFNRSQGAQRIDVRQERLKTEVAERVARQSATSEDFDTRVVDGSVVEDALEYAAVPDLVDCDIILSGVDAARPRQVLGALARAHCIPVIDGGSLLHADEQGMLEKEAKAETAVAGPGWPCFECQRVWTQDAVDYEGGHPKFRGERGYVPGGVDPDEEDRDPSVIGVNAIVAGLMQRRLLAITLDVARAVVGTLRLNLRDVEANMSSTWGCESDCDAPAVGAGDREALPTGTDWAMRYEREDMEMPEKKTKDASGLADDLGN; encoded by the coding sequence ATGCCTAAGGGTACACCAGCGGACTGGTTGAGCGCAGCCGACGCCGACGAAGTCCACTTCGTGCTACCGCGCGAGGTTCACAACGCCCTGATGGACGTCCTCTTCCCGAGCGAAGGCCACCCCTTCCACGGGATGCACGAACGTGGCGCGTTCGCCGTACTCGCGAAGAGCACCGGCGCTCAGCGCGCCAACTACATCGTCGAGGATGTCGTCCATCCTGAGTCGAGCGACGACCTCGAACTGAAAGGGAACGTCAGCGGAGGTGAGTCCGACGGCCGTTCCATCGGGTCGTGGTTCGGGGGTAACTCTGACAACGACGTGTCGAGCGACGACTCGATGGCCGGCTACGAGTTCAGTGAGGCCTACCACGAACGCGCTGTCGAGCGCGCACGCGACCGTGGCGGCGGCCTCGTTCGAATTCACACCCAGCCCGGTGGAGTCTCCGAGAGCACGGTGGATACCGCCTCAGCAGCACGGGTCTTCGAAGCTGACCGCGACCGACTGCCGGGTGGTGCCCCGTTCGCAGCGGCCATCACGAACGAGCCCGGCGACTGGTCAATGCGGGTGTACGAACCAAGTCGCGACCCCAGTGCGGACCCGCAAGTCACGCACGCAGACCGTGTCCGCGTGGTCGGTCCAAGTCGCGACGAACCCGCTCTGCACGTTCAGGACACCGGCCGTCGAAGCCCCTCCACGAACCACCTCCGTGGCGACGACGAGCGCGATTCCACAATCCAACTGTGGAGAGAAGAGGGACAAGCCCGATTGGCAGACCTTCGCGTCGGTGTTGTCGGTTGTGGCGGTGTCGGGTCGATTCTCGCCGAACATCTAGCCCGGCTGGGTGTCGGCGAGCTAGTGTTTGTGGACTTCGACCGTCTTGAGCGCGCGAACTTCAATCGTTCTCAAGGCGCTCAACGAATCGACGTCCGCCAAGAGCGCCTGAAGACGGAGGTGGCAGAACGCGTCGCGCGACAGAGTGCGACATCTGAGGACTTCGACACGCGCGTCGTCGACGGGAGCGTCGTTGAGGACGCGCTGGAGTACGCGGCTGTGCCGGATTTGGTGGACTGCGATATCATTCTTTCCGGTGTAGACGCTGCGCGTCCCCGTCAAGTCCTGGGAGCGCTCGCTCGCGCACACTGTATTCCCGTAATCGACGGCGGGAGTCTCCTACACGCCGACGAACAGGGTATGCTGGAGAAAGAAGCGAAAGCCGAGACGGCGGTCGCAGGTCCCGGCTGGCCGTGCTTCGAATGCCAACGGGTGTGGACCCAGGACGCCGTGGACTACGAGGGTGGTCATCCCAAATTCCGCGGCGAACGCGGGTACGTTCCCGGCGGAGTAGACCCCGACGAAGAAGATCGCGACCCGTCGGTCATCGGCGTGAACGCGATAGTCGCCGGGCTGATGCAGCGGCGATTACTCGCAATCACGCTGGATGTGGCGCGCGCAGTCGTCGGCACGCTACGATTAAATCTCCGGGACGTCGAGGCGAACATGTCGTCTACGTGGGGATGTGAGTCGGACTGTGACGCGCCAGCCGTCGGTGCCGGTGACCGTGAGGCGCTGCCGACGGGTACGGACTGGGCGATGCGATATGAACGTGAGGACATGGAAATGCCTGAGAAGAAGACAAAGGACGCGAGCGGACTTGCCGACGACCTCGGTAACTAG
- a CDS encoding aminopeptidase — MDDRARRHAEILVEDCTDVQPGDMVLVRASKEAEALVVALYEKLGEVGARPTTQWGNARAARAYNRAMDIDDYETKAHDLAAMEETDVVFLIGGGGNAFETSDVPPAKSQAASRANGPILEERLGKRWVITQHPTAAGAQKAEMSTEAYEKFVYDAINKDWDEQREFQAQLVEILGPAEEVRIVSGDTTDVTMSVAGMDAANDWGTKNMPAGEVFTCPVPDSVEGEVLFDKPLIRQGKEITDAWLQFEDGEVVDFAAGQNEAALEGILNTDEGSRRLGELGIGMNRDIDRFTYNMLFDEKMGDTVHMAVGGAIAECVPDDQPFNESATHVDLIVDMSEDSFIEVDGEVVQRDGTFRFEDGFEDE, encoded by the coding sequence ATGGACGACAGAGCCCGCCGCCATGCCGAGATTCTCGTCGAGGACTGTACCGACGTCCAGCCCGGGGATATGGTGCTGGTGCGCGCGTCGAAGGAGGCCGAAGCCCTCGTGGTCGCGCTGTACGAGAAACTCGGCGAGGTCGGCGCGCGACCGACCACACAGTGGGGGAATGCCCGCGCAGCGCGCGCGTACAACCGAGCGATGGACATCGACGACTACGAGACGAAAGCCCACGACCTCGCCGCGATGGAGGAGACGGACGTCGTCTTCCTGATTGGGGGTGGCGGGAACGCCTTCGAAACCAGCGACGTGCCGCCGGCGAAGTCGCAGGCCGCGAGCCGCGCGAACGGCCCGATTCTCGAAGAGCGGCTGGGCAAGCGCTGGGTCATCACCCAGCACCCGACGGCCGCGGGCGCGCAGAAAGCCGAGATGAGCACGGAAGCCTACGAGAAGTTCGTCTACGACGCAATCAACAAGGATTGGGACGAGCAGCGCGAATTCCAGGCCCAGCTGGTCGAGATTCTCGGCCCCGCCGAGGAAGTCCGCATCGTCTCCGGCGACACCACCGACGTCACGATGAGCGTCGCGGGGATGGACGCGGCCAACGACTGGGGCACGAAGAACATGCCCGCGGGCGAGGTGTTCACGTGCCCGGTGCCGGACAGCGTCGAAGGCGAGGTGCTGTTCGACAAGCCGCTCATCCGACAGGGCAAGGAAATCACGGACGCGTGGCTGCAGTTCGAGGACGGCGAGGTCGTGGACTTCGCCGCGGGGCAGAACGAAGCCGCGCTCGAAGGCATCCTGAACACCGACGAGGGGTCGCGCCGCCTCGGCGAACTCGGCATCGGGATGAACCGAGATATCGACCGATTCACCTACAACATGCTCTTCGACGAGAAGATGGGCGACACCGTCCACATGGCCGTCGGCGGTGCCATCGCGGAGTGCGTCCCCGACGACCAGCCGTTCAACGAGTCCGCGACGCACGTGGACCTGATCGTGGACATGAGCGAGGACTCGTTCATCGAGGTCGACGGGGAAGTCGTCCAGCGCGACGGGACGTTCCGGTTCGAAGACGGGTTCGAGGACGAGTAA
- a CDS encoding redoxin domain-containing protein, with product MTSGDALDVGDEVPDVTAPLVHPDDSIAETPLSELYADRPVLVVFYTNDFSPDCVSEWCSFRDYGWFTSTEDVRVVGASKSRVPTHRRFIDYLDIDFPLYADTDLDVSDAFGVTYRALKLLPRAKRSVFLVDTDGVVQYRWIGEHPLDPTRDQPPLGEIREAVEDHVGGEPETFGFS from the coding sequence ATGACCTCGGGGGACGCGCTCGACGTAGGCGACGAGGTGCCCGACGTGACGGCACCACTGGTCCATCCCGACGACAGCATCGCGGAGACGCCCCTGTCGGAGCTCTACGCCGACCGGCCGGTACTCGTCGTCTTCTACACGAACGACTTCAGCCCCGACTGCGTGAGCGAGTGGTGTTCGTTCCGCGACTACGGCTGGTTCACGTCCACCGAGGACGTGCGCGTCGTCGGCGCGAGCAAGTCCCGCGTGCCGACCCACCGACGGTTCATCGACTACCTCGACATCGACTTCCCGCTGTACGCCGACACCGACCTCGACGTCTCGGACGCGTTCGGCGTCACGTACCGCGCGCTGAAGCTGTTGCCGCGGGCGAAGCGCTCGGTGTTCCTCGTGGACACCGACGGCGTCGTCCAGTACCGTTGGATCGGCGAACACCCACTCGACCCGACCCGCGACCAGCCGCCGCTGGGCGAGATTCGAGAAGCCGTCGAGGACCACGTTGGCGGCGAGCCGGAGACGTTCGGGTTCAGTTAG
- a CDS encoding lipoate--protein ligase family protein, producing MTLADREWRLISEEDRDGPMQMALEEVAAETAANGGPRTVRAYQWSPSTLSMGYRQDAGSVDWEFAESEGITVTRRQTGGGGIYHDEHADISYSIVAPADELPGDLMDCYEVLCEPILSAFHAMGVDAEFVPEEHPAIHEPACYLRALHPAHDITVDGRKISGNAQYRTRDAVIQHGSLSYALAPDAHLGVFVDPGIDAERFRERVTNIHEEAGISRDDAVEALEDALAEWCDARVGEWTDDELEAARELADEKYATDDWTRERTAPTN from the coding sequence ATGACGCTGGCCGACCGCGAATGGCGGCTGATTTCAGAGGAGGACCGCGACGGACCGATGCAGATGGCTCTAGAGGAGGTTGCCGCGGAGACTGCCGCCAACGGTGGTCCGCGGACGGTCCGCGCGTATCAGTGGTCGCCGTCGACGCTCTCGATGGGGTACCGTCAGGACGCAGGCTCCGTCGACTGGGAGTTCGCCGAAAGTGAGGGAATCACCGTGACGCGCCGCCAGACCGGCGGTGGCGGCATCTACCACGACGAACACGCGGACATCTCTTACAGCATCGTCGCGCCCGCCGACGAACTTCCCGGTGATTTGATGGACTGCTACGAGGTGCTCTGCGAGCCGATTCTGTCGGCGTTCCACGCGATGGGCGTCGACGCCGAGTTCGTCCCCGAGGAACACCCCGCGATTCACGAGCCCGCGTGCTACCTGCGCGCGCTCCACCCCGCCCACGACATCACGGTCGACGGTCGGAAAATCAGCGGGAACGCCCAGTACCGCACCCGAGACGCGGTCATTCAGCACGGGTCGCTCTCGTACGCGCTCGCACCCGACGCCCACCTCGGCGTCTTCGTCGACCCAGGTATCGACGCGGAGCGGTTCCGCGAGCGCGTGACGAACATCCACGAGGAAGCCGGAATCAGCCGTGACGACGCGGTTGAGGCGCTGGAGGACGCGCTCGCGGAGTGGTGTGACGCGCGCGTCGGCGAGTGGACCGACGACGAACTCGAAGCGGCGCGCGAGCTCGCCGACGAGAAGTACGCGACCGACGACTGGACGCGGGAGCGGACGGCACCGACTAACTGA